Proteins from a single region of Apium graveolens cultivar Ventura chromosome 7, ASM990537v1, whole genome shotgun sequence:
- the LOC141675118 gene encoding protein ROS1A-like, whose product MFVTLSPESVSEIKISHETDPNPSETIASNLTCQAQNCEPIIKVPESPRLEYSVEQPDLRAPPEKLKTVHQVFELPDSHPLLEEFQERVPDDPCPYLLAVWPTESFQQQSSGGDSMEPGMCNVINIHPSCRTNVEETVKGTILIPRQTATRGHFPVHGSYFQINEVFADHESSELPINVPKAWVCNLPKRSLHCGTTAISIYRGTAPEEIQHCSSRGYICVRGFDRRQRVVKRLNARFPVSPRATRNVEGAAL is encoded by the exons ATGTTTGTCACACTATCCCCTGAGTCTGTCTCCGAGATTAAAATCTCACATGAAACTGATCCTAATCCTTCTGAGACTATAGCTTCGAATTTAACTTGTCAGGCTCAAAATTGTGAACCAATCATCAAAGTTCCCGAATCTCCTAGGCTTGAGTACTCTGTAGAGCAACCAGACTTGAGAGCTCCCCCGGAGAAGCTGAAAACAGTACACCAAGT ATTTGAGCTCCCTGATTCTCACCCGCTTTTAGAAGAG TTTCAGGAAAGGGTGCCTGATGATCCTTGTCCATACCTTCTTGCAGTATGGCCAACAG aatcgtttcaacagcAGAGCAGTGGTGGCGATTCAATGGAACCGGGAATGTGCAATGTGATTAACATCCACCCTTCCTGCAGAACCAATGTGGAAGAAACAGTAAAAGGAACAATCTTG ATACCTCGCCAAACAGCAACAAGAGGACACTTCCCAGTTCATGGATCGTACTTTCAGATTAATGAG GTATTTGCTGATCATGAATCTAGCGAGCTCCCAATTAACGTTCCAAAAGCGTGGGTATGCAATCTGCCAAAGAGAAGTCTTCACTGTGGGACGACTGCAATTTCAATATATAGAG GTACAGCACCAGAGGAGATTCAACATTGCTCTTCAAGAG GATATATTTGTGTAAGAGGATTTGATAGGAGGCAGAGGGTAGTTAAGCGATTGAATGCAAGATTTCCTGTTTCACCTCGTGCTACCAGAAATGTAGAAGGCGCAGCACTCTAG
- the LOC141670448 gene encoding uncharacterized protein LOC141670448: MPLQLTIVSIVILLASFYFGRAVASLSASAVSPSPESPVPYFHDDVTNLLEPILTNLGFQELAMAVPSLSDASYATWSGPSTLFAPDDASIRACSAASCSVTRLLREHIVPGLFSQEYLKKLAFGTKIETMDPGRCITITSATDTRTNASKTFIGGVEITRPDLFNNGLLVIHGIQGFLAPLSPFSCNVERMHSLSFPYQPHHHHPSTAPYYLMRLMLRDAMLRLRSTGFSVLSLAMKVKYAELVSLNSMTVFAIDDQSIFSGSHSYVSSVRFHIVPNRLLPIGELEKIAVGTELPTLEQGESLLVTAAGGRVTPIRINYVRIKVPDVIRNLKIVVHSVYLPFPHLHNSAAPSISSFGVPEFNTTETCAATEGGTPGVCATEMAPTAQVQPQQQQQQQQQQHMFDLNEHHGL, encoded by the exons ATGCCTCTCCAACTGACGATCGTCTCCATCGTCATCCTCCTCGCTTCCTTCTATTTCGGCCGCGCCGTCGCATCTCTTTCCGCCTCCGCTGTCTCTCCGTCGCCAGAATCACCTGTTCCGTACTTCCACGATGACGTCACCAACCTCCTTGAGCCGATCCTCACGAACCTCGGCTTTCAGGAACTCGCTATGGCGGTTCCGTCTCTCTCCGATGCTTCGTACGCTACTTGGAGCGGTCCTTCTACTCTCTTCGCTCCTGATGATGCTTCGATTCGCGCTTGCTCCGCCGCTTCTTGCTCCGTCACTCGTCTCCTCCGTGAACACATCGTTCCAG GTCTATTCTCGCAAGAATACCTAAAGAAGCTCGCATTCGGCACGAAAATCGAGACGATGGATCCAGGACGGTGCATAACAATCACCTCCGCCACCGACACCCGAACAAACGCCTCCAAAACCTTCATCGGAGGCGTCGAAATAACTCGTCCCGATCTCTTCAACAACGGCCTTTTAGTAATTCACGGCATCCAAGGCTTTCTCGCGCCTCTCTCTCCTTTCTCTTGCAATGTAGAGAGAATGCATTCTCTCTCATTTCCTTATCagcctcatcatcatcatccttCCACTGCTCCCTACTATCTGATGCGATTGATGCTTCGCGACGCGATGTTAAGGCTTCGGAGCACTGGATTTAGTGTCTTATCTTTAGCTATGAAGGTTAAGTATGCTGAGCTTGTTAGTCTCAACAGTATGACTGTTTTTGCTATTGATGATCAGTCTATTTTCTCCGGTTCGCATTCGTATGTTAGTAGTGTGAGGTTTCATATTGTTCCGAACCGGTTGCTTCCGATTGGCGAACTCGAGAAGATTGCGGTTGGGACTGAGTTGCCTACACTTGAGCAAGGAGAGTCTCTGTTAGTGACGGCTGCTGGTGGTAGAGTCACGCCTATTCGGATCAATTACGTTCGGATCAAGGTGCCTGATGTGATCCGAAACCTGAAGATTGTTGTTCACAGTGTGTACTTGCCGTTTCCGCATCTCCATAACTCTGCTGCTCCTTCGATTTCGTCTTTTGGTGTTCCTGAGTTTAACACCACTGAAACGTGTGCTGCGACTGAGGGAGGCACTCCAGGTGTTTGCGCTACGGAGATGGCGCCTACTGCTCAGGTGCAGCctcagcagcagcagcagca